One Oryza glaberrima chromosome 11, OglaRS2, whole genome shotgun sequence genomic region harbors:
- the LOC127755570 gene encoding glutathione synthetase, chloroplastic-like isoform X1, whose product MSSCVTTPHHHHHGCFSGSRRRRRLLQAPAPRARPLHVVAAAAFLKHVAPPPRCAVASRAMSAEAPLGVTPAAAAAEGEEMVAVVDEMAEEAAVWCAVHGLVVGDRAEPRSGTLPGVGLVHAPFALLPTRFPASFWKQARELAPIFNDLVDRVSLDGEFLQDSLSRTRQVDDFTSRLLDIHAKMMEVNKEEDIRLGLHRSDYMLDSETNSLLQIELNTISSSFPGLSSLVSELHRTLLNRHGKVLGLDSKRIPQNWAATQFAEALSMAWTEFNNKSAVIMMVVQPEERNMYDQYWLINHLKESHGVKTIRKTLAQVEAEGQVLPDGTLVVDGQTVSVVYFRAGYSPNDYPSEAEWRARLLMEQSSAIKCPSISYHLVGTKKIQQELAKPNILERFLNNKEDISKLRKCFAGLWSLDNEEIVKTAIEKPDLFVLKPQREGGGNNIYGHDLRETLVRLQKEQGEALAAYILMQRIFPRASLTHLVQGGVCFEDLTISELGIFGAYLRNKDKVVLNNQCGYLMRTKVSSSNEGGVAAGFAVLDSILLTDEW is encoded by the exons ATGTCCTCCTGCGTCACcaccccccaccaccaccaccacggctgcttctccggcagccgccgccgccgccgcctcctccaggcaccggcgccgcgcgcccggcctctccacgtcgtcgccgccgcggccttctTGAAGCATGTGGCCCCCCCTCCCCGCTGCGCGGTGGCCTCGAGGGCGATGAGCGCCGAGGCGCCCCTGGGCGTgacgccggctgcggcggcggcggagggggaggagatggtggcggtggtggacgagatggcggaggaggccgccgtcTGGTGCGCCGTGCACgggctcgtcgtcggcgaccgcGCGGAGCCG AGATCAGGAACTCTTCCTGGTGTCGGTCTGGTTCATGCTCCATTTGCGTTACTTCCAACACGTTTTCCAGCATCTTTTTGGAAGCAAGCACGTGAACTGGCTCCTATTTTCAATGATCTTGTGGATCGTGTGAGCTTGGATGGCGAGTTTTTGCAAGACTCCTTATCTAG AACAAGACAAGTTGATGATTTCACTTCTAGGCTCTTAGACATTCATGCGAAGATGATGGAAGTAAATAAGGAGGAG GATATCCGTTTAGGGTTGCATCGATCTGATTACATGCTGGATTCTGAAACCAATTCACTTCTCCAAATTGAGCTCAACACTATTTCATCATCATTTCCTGGTCTTAGTTCCCTTGTAAGCGAACTTCACAG GACCCTACTTAATCGACATGGCAAGGTTTTAGGCCTTGATTCCAAAAGGATTCCTCAGAACTGGGCTGCCACCCAATTTGCTGAAGCATTGAGCATGGCTTGGACTGAGTTTAATAACAAGAG TGCTGTAATTATGATGGTTGTTCAACCTGAAGAAAGAAACATGTATGACCAATACTGGCTTATCAATCATTTGAAGGAAT CGCATGGTGTGAAGACCATTAGGAAAACATTGGCACAGGTAGAGGCTGAAGGGCAGGTTCTTCCAGATGGAACGCTTGTGGT AGACGGACAGACAGTTTCTGTTGTGTATTTCAGAGCTGGATATTCTCCAAATGATTATCCTTCTGAAGCG GAATGGAGAGCCAGGCTTTTGATGGAGCAGTCATCTGCTATAAAGTGCCCTTCAATATCCTACCATTTAGTGGGTACGAAAAAGATCCAGCAAGAACTAGCAAAACCTAATATTCTTGAAAG ATTCCTTAACAACAAGGAGGACATTTCCAAGCTACGGAAATGCTTTGCAGGCTTATGGAGTTTAGATAATGAAGAAATAGTGAAGACTGCAATAGAAAAACCTGACTTGTTTGTCCTGAAACCTCAGCGAGAAGGCGGAG GAAACAACATATATGGTCATGATCTGCGAGAAACACTGGTCAGACTCCAGAAGGAGCAGGGAGAGGCACTTGCAGCCTACATACTGATGCAAAGGATTTTTCCAAGAGCTTCTCTTACTCATCTGGTCCAGGGTGGCGTTTGCTTTGAGGACCTTACAATATCTGAGCTTGGGATATTTGGAGCCTATTTGCG GAACAAAGATAAGGTAGTCCTGAATAATCAGTGTGGTTACTTGATGCGCACCAAAGTTTCTTCATCAAACGAAGGTGGAGTTGCTGCAGGATTTGCTGTTCTGGATAGTATTCTCCTCACAGATGAG TGGTAA
- the LOC127755832 gene encoding probable carboxylesterase 8 has protein sequence MPSGPGINVDDGRGRGRLPLMLYFHGGGYVLFRAAFEPFHNTCTALAATIPSVVASVDYRLAPEHRLPAAFEDAADAVRTVCSYATGSPGCRPLFLMGSHASASIAFHVALAGWTRAWSYVS, from the coding sequence ATGCCGTCCGGCCCAGGCATCAACGTCGacgacggccgcggccgcggcaggTTGCCGCTGATGCTGTACTTCCACGGCGGCGGGTATGTCCTCTTTCGCGCAGCGTTCGAGCCATTCCACAACACCTGCACGGCCCTCGCGGCCACCATCCCCTCGGTTGTCGCCTCCGTCGACTACCGCCTTGCGCCTGAGCACCGCCTCCCTGCCGCGTTTGAGGACGCCGCTGATGCGGTTCGGACAGTGTGCTCGTACGCCACGGGCTCGCCCGGCTGCAGGCCCCTGTTCCTGATGGGCAGCCACGCCAGCGCGAGCATCGCGTTCCACGTGGCGCTGGCGGGGTGGACGAGGGCGTGGAGCTACGTGAGCTGA
- the LOC127753637 gene encoding uncharacterized protein LOC127753637 — MDRHAPPPEMAAGGDRLSKLDDEVLGHILSFLPAREAARASSLSSRWRHVFAAVHTVSMAETDADHPAIRGYVSPPYRRGLDPLAPPVFSAVVTTALLSRHRRRRHRPVPLRALRVDMTGYVRADSAAVDQWVSYAVQQAAADHGLEIDLRLGRPAICDRAYSLRDSATIPEDDDDDDDDNAEDEQHDNAADDDDEKQEARDRSPSPAKRARSHSPSSSDYDDDVASSDDEEVRGYTPVFRPWRPVHTIPSMLFSCAVLRSLALGSCGFALPATVALPSVETLVLSHVRGPASDVQRLVSGCPRLADLTLEACGAVTAVTILGGARLRRLAIRCCHRLAAVAVDASELHTFEYRGAVPRGRDFLTLHHGDAPRRRRGIACCHVDICGEEATSEEELTGLRLFLQLFADDATHLHLQSARLGAGADKDALASFPTFPNLRHLELWGSLPDDDAAAAAVTTVTTILNSTPGLEALTLVFHPRGDGGDADSYSQNELRDAHRLRYNPHAVLAAAAAGGAMVVPCLRSTVREINLVHYQGGMAQRSLAKFLLCNAPAIAELFCVSAEGPLFMLEQLKQELRGWLMNKSAKTCFR; from the coding sequence ATGGatcgccacgcgccgccgccggagatggccgccggcggcgaccgcctgAGCAAGCTGGACGACGAGGTGCTCGGCCacatcctctccttcctccctgccagggaggcggcgcgcgcgtcgtcgCTCTCGTCGCGGTGGCGCCACGTGTTCGCCGCCGTGCACACGGTGTCCATGGCCGAGACCGACGCCGACCACCCCGCCATCCGCGGCTACGTCAGCCCGCCGTACCGCCGCGGCCTGGaccccctcgcgccgccggtcttctccgccgtcgtcaccaccgCGCTCCtctcgcgccaccgccgccgccgccatcgccccgTCCCGCTGCGCGCGCTCCGCGTCGACATGACGGGCTACGTGCgcgccgactccgccgccgtcgaccagtGGGTCTCCTACGCCGTGCAGCAGGCGGCCGCCGACCATGGCCTCGAGATCGATCTCCGCCTCGGCCGCCCCGCGATCTGCGACCGCGCCTACTCTCTCCGCGACAGCGCAACCATccccgaggacgacgacgacgacgacgatgacaatGCCGAGGACGAGCAACATGAcaacgccgccgacgacgacgacgagaaacAAGAAGCGAGAgatcgctcgccgtcgccggcaaaaCGGGCTCGTAGTCATAGCCCCTCTAGCTCggactacgacgacgacgtcgcctcctccgacgacgaggaggtccGTGGCTACACTCCTGTCTTTCGTCCATGGCGGCCGGTGCACACCATCCCGAGCATGCTCTTCTCCTGCGCCGTGCTGCGGTCGCTCGCCCTCGGCTCCTGCGGCTTCGCGCTCCCGGCCACCGTCGCGCTCCCGTCCGTCGAGACGCTGGTCCTCTCCCACGTCAGGGGCCCAGCGAGCGACGTGCAGCGGCTGGTCTCCGGCTGCCCGCGCCTCGCCGACCTGACGCTCGAGGCCTGCGGCGCGGTGACCGCGGTCACCAtcctcggcggcgcgcgcctcCGCAGGCTGGCCATccgctgctgccaccgcctcgccgccgtcgccgtcgacgcgtCGGAGCTCCACACCTTCGAGTACAGGGGCGCCGTGCCGCGCGGCCGCGACTTCCTCACGCTCCACCACGGCGacgccccgcggcggcggcgcggcatcgCGTGCTGCCACGTCGACATctgcggcgaggaggcgacgtcGGAGGAGGAGCTCACCGGCCTGAGGCTGTTCCTGCAGCTgttcgccgacgacgccacgcacctccacctccaatccgcccgcctcggcgccggcgccgacaagGACGCGCTCGCCAGCTTCCCCACCTTCCCCAACCTCCGCCACCTCGAGCTCTGGGGAAGCctgcccgacgacgacgccgccgccgccgcggtgaccACGGTCACCACGATCCTCAACAGCACGCCGGGGTTGGAGGCGCTGACGCTGGTGTTCCacccgcgcggcgacggcggcgacgccgactcGTACTCGCAGAACGAGCTCCGCGACGCGCACCGGCTCAGGTACAACCCGCACGCcgtgctcgccgcggcggcggcgggcggcgccatGGTGGTGCCTTGCCTGAGGAGCACGGTGAGGGAGATCAACCTGGTGCACTACCAGGGCGGCATGGCGCAGCGGTCGCTGGCCAAGTTCTTGCTCTGCAACGCGCCGGCGATCGCCGAGCTGTTCTGCGTGTCCGCCGAGGGGCCATTGTTCATGCTGGAACAGCTGAAGCAAGAGCTAAGAGGATGGTTGATGAATAAGTCGGCCAAAACATGCTTTCGCTGA
- the LOC127755570 gene encoding glutathione synthetase, chloroplastic-like isoform X2: MSSCVTTPHHHHHGCFSGSRRRRRLLQAPAPRARPLHVVAAAAFLKHVAPPPRCAVASRAMSAEAPLGVTPAAAAAEGEEMVAVVDEMAEEAAVWCAVHGLVVGDRAEPRSGTLPGVGLVHAPFALLPTRFPASFWKQARELAPIFNDLVDRVSLDGEFLQDSLSRTRQVDDFTSRLLDIHAKMMEVNKEEDIRLGLHRSDYMLDSETNSLLQIELNTISSSFPGLSSLVSELHRTLLNRHGKVLGLDSKRIPQNWAATQFAEALSMAWTEFNNKSAVIMMVVQPEERNMYDQYWLINHLKESHGVKTIRKTLAQVEAEGQVLPDGTLVVDGQTVSVVYFRAGYSPNDYPSEAEWRARLLMEQSSAIKCPSISYHLVGTKKIQQELAKPNILERFLNNKEDISKLRKCFAGLWSLDNEEIVKTAIEKPDLFVLKPQREGGGNNIYGHDLRETLVRLQKEQGEALAAYILMQRIFPRASLTHLVQGGVCFEDLTISELGIFGAYLRNKDKVVLNNQCGYLMRTKVSSSNEGGVAAGFAVLDSILLTDE; the protein is encoded by the exons ATGTCCTCCTGCGTCACcaccccccaccaccaccaccacggctgcttctccggcagccgccgccgccgccgcctcctccaggcaccggcgccgcgcgcccggcctctccacgtcgtcgccgccgcggccttctTGAAGCATGTGGCCCCCCCTCCCCGCTGCGCGGTGGCCTCGAGGGCGATGAGCGCCGAGGCGCCCCTGGGCGTgacgccggctgcggcggcggcggagggggaggagatggtggcggtggtggacgagatggcggaggaggccgccgtcTGGTGCGCCGTGCACgggctcgtcgtcggcgaccgcGCGGAGCCG AGATCAGGAACTCTTCCTGGTGTCGGTCTGGTTCATGCTCCATTTGCGTTACTTCCAACACGTTTTCCAGCATCTTTTTGGAAGCAAGCACGTGAACTGGCTCCTATTTTCAATGATCTTGTGGATCGTGTGAGCTTGGATGGCGAGTTTTTGCAAGACTCCTTATCTAG AACAAGACAAGTTGATGATTTCACTTCTAGGCTCTTAGACATTCATGCGAAGATGATGGAAGTAAATAAGGAGGAG GATATCCGTTTAGGGTTGCATCGATCTGATTACATGCTGGATTCTGAAACCAATTCACTTCTCCAAATTGAGCTCAACACTATTTCATCATCATTTCCTGGTCTTAGTTCCCTTGTAAGCGAACTTCACAG GACCCTACTTAATCGACATGGCAAGGTTTTAGGCCTTGATTCCAAAAGGATTCCTCAGAACTGGGCTGCCACCCAATTTGCTGAAGCATTGAGCATGGCTTGGACTGAGTTTAATAACAAGAG TGCTGTAATTATGATGGTTGTTCAACCTGAAGAAAGAAACATGTATGACCAATACTGGCTTATCAATCATTTGAAGGAAT CGCATGGTGTGAAGACCATTAGGAAAACATTGGCACAGGTAGAGGCTGAAGGGCAGGTTCTTCCAGATGGAACGCTTGTGGT AGACGGACAGACAGTTTCTGTTGTGTATTTCAGAGCTGGATATTCTCCAAATGATTATCCTTCTGAAGCG GAATGGAGAGCCAGGCTTTTGATGGAGCAGTCATCTGCTATAAAGTGCCCTTCAATATCCTACCATTTAGTGGGTACGAAAAAGATCCAGCAAGAACTAGCAAAACCTAATATTCTTGAAAG ATTCCTTAACAACAAGGAGGACATTTCCAAGCTACGGAAATGCTTTGCAGGCTTATGGAGTTTAGATAATGAAGAAATAGTGAAGACTGCAATAGAAAAACCTGACTTGTTTGTCCTGAAACCTCAGCGAGAAGGCGGAG GAAACAACATATATGGTCATGATCTGCGAGAAACACTGGTCAGACTCCAGAAGGAGCAGGGAGAGGCACTTGCAGCCTACATACTGATGCAAAGGATTTTTCCAAGAGCTTCTCTTACTCATCTGGTCCAGGGTGGCGTTTGCTTTGAGGACCTTACAATATCTGAGCTTGGGATATTTGGAGCCTATTTGCG GAACAAAGATAAGGTAGTCCTGAATAATCAGTGTGGTTACTTGATGCGCACCAAAGTTTCTTCATCAAACGAAGGTGGAGTTGCTGCAGGATTTGCTGTTCTGGATAGTATTCTCCTCACAGATGAG TGA